One window from the genome of Mumia sp. ZJ1417 encodes:
- a CDS encoding SgcJ/EcaC family oxidoreductase, with the protein MTTETAPRTADLDAIAQVVATVEHSQQHKDPDEFLTLFHPDAIWTTGGGKVLIGLDEIAAFTRQVLPAAEWDGKVAYEVVHVLFIRPDVAAVKVRQRYLTPGEESEGAPLYVMSKQEGRWLLTACQNTGVVSD; encoded by the coding sequence ATGACCACCGAAACCGCACCCCGTACGGCAGACCTCGACGCGATCGCGCAGGTCGTGGCCACGGTCGAGCACTCCCAGCAGCACAAGGACCCCGACGAGTTCCTCACCCTCTTCCACCCTGACGCGATCTGGACGACGGGAGGCGGCAAGGTGCTCATCGGCCTCGACGAGATCGCGGCGTTCACCCGCCAGGTCCTCCCGGCGGCCGAGTGGGACGGCAAAGTCGCCTACGAGGTGGTGCACGTGCTCTTCATCCGCCCGGACGTCGCGGCCGTCAAGGTGCGCCAGCGCTACCTGACGCCCGGCGAGGAGAGCGAGGGCGCGCCGCTCTACGTGATGTCCAAGCAGGAGGGCCGCTGGCTGCTGACCGCCTGCCAGAACACCGGAGTCGTTTCCGACTGA
- a CDS encoding sulfite exporter TauE/SafE family protein codes for MRSLILLSLVGLGAQLVDGSLGMAYGVTSTTLLLAIGTNPAAASATVHLAEIGTTLVSGAAHWRFGNVDWKVVAKIGIPGAFGAFAGATFLSSLSTEMAAPLMSLILLALGLYILTRFTVAGLPKGNLGKPLRKRFLTPLGLVAGFIDSTGGGGWGPVGTPAILASGRLEPRKTIGSIDTSEFLVAVAASLGFIVGIGSQGVNYSWALALLIGGMIAAPIAAWLVRHIPPRVLGSLVGGLIILTNVRTLLKSDWIDAPGDARSVVYVLIVALWVSAVAYSFKRYREERDAERAEVAEAVEAGEGAPAA; via the coding sequence ATGCGAAGCCTGATCCTTCTCTCGCTCGTCGGCCTCGGAGCCCAGCTGGTCGACGGCAGCCTCGGGATGGCGTACGGCGTGACATCGACGACGCTCCTGCTCGCGATCGGGACGAACCCCGCGGCGGCGTCGGCGACCGTTCACCTCGCGGAGATCGGGACCACGCTCGTCTCTGGCGCTGCGCACTGGCGCTTCGGTAACGTCGACTGGAAGGTCGTCGCCAAGATCGGCATCCCGGGTGCGTTCGGCGCCTTCGCCGGCGCGACGTTCCTGTCGAGCCTCTCCACCGAGATGGCCGCTCCCCTGATGTCGCTGATCCTGCTCGCGCTCGGTCTCTACATCCTCACGCGGTTCACGGTCGCGGGACTTCCGAAGGGCAACCTCGGCAAGCCGCTGCGCAAGCGTTTCCTCACCCCGCTCGGCCTGGTCGCCGGTTTCATCGACTCGACGGGTGGCGGTGGCTGGGGCCCCGTGGGCACGCCGGCGATCCTCGCGAGCGGCCGGCTCGAGCCCCGCAAGACCATCGGCTCGATCGACACCTCGGAGTTCCTCGTGGCGGTCGCCGCGAGCCTCGGCTTCATCGTCGGCATCGGCTCGCAGGGCGTGAACTACTCGTGGGCGCTCGCGCTCCTCATCGGCGGAATGATCGCCGCGCCGATCGCGGCGTGGCTGGTGCGCCACATCCCGCCGCGCGTCCTCGGCTCGCTCGTCGGTGGTCTGATCATCCTCACCAACGTCCGTACGCTCCTCAAGAGCGACTGGATCGATGCGCCGGGTGACGCGCGGTCGGTCGTGTACGTCCTCATCGTCGCCCTGTGGGTGTCCGCCGTCGCGTACTCGTTTAAGCGCTACCGAGAGGAGCGGGACGCCGAGCGTGCCGAGGTGGCGGAGGCCGTCGAGGCGGGCGAGGGCGCACCCGCCGCTTGA
- a CDS encoding nuclear transport factor 2 family protein — MTELTTTPYETLLADYLAFWNETDADARATLAEGTFTPDVSYTDPQAAVTGREALTDLVGALQAQLPGMRFTPGDLVDGHHDLVRFTWNLGPEGAPDTIVGADVALLSPEGRMSYIAGFLDRVPQG, encoded by the coding sequence ATGACCGAGCTGACCACGACGCCGTATGAGACGCTCCTCGCGGACTACCTGGCATTCTGGAATGAGACCGACGCGGATGCCCGTGCAACCCTCGCCGAGGGTACGTTCACGCCGGACGTCTCCTACACCGACCCGCAGGCGGCCGTGACCGGCCGTGAGGCACTGACCGATCTCGTTGGGGCGCTCCAGGCCCAGCTGCCAGGGATGCGCTTCACGCCCGGCGACCTCGTGGACGGCCACCACGACCTCGTCCGGTTCACCTGGAACCTTGGTCCCGAGGGCGCGCCCGACACGATCGTCGGCGCCGATGTCGCACTGCTGTCGCCGGAGGGCCGCATGAGCTACATCGCCGGGTTCCTCGACCGCGTCCCGCAGGGCTGA
- a CDS encoding helix-turn-helix transcriptional regulator, whose translation MPIVVDIDVMLARRKMSVGALADRVGITPANLAVLKNGRAKAVRFTTLEALCEVLECQPGDLLRWEPEPAGADAVRAPTDGAA comes from the coding sequence ATGCCGATCGTCGTCGACATCGACGTGATGCTCGCCAGGCGCAAGATGTCCGTGGGCGCGCTGGCCGACCGCGTCGGCATCACCCCGGCGAACCTTGCCGTGCTCAAGAACGGCCGCGCCAAGGCCGTACGGTTCACGACCCTCGAGGCGCTGTGCGAGGTGCTCGAGTGCCAGCCCGGTGACCTCCTGCGATGGGAGCCCGAACCCGCGGGTGCGGATGCGGTGAGGGCCCCGACCGACGGCGCTGCCTGA
- a CDS encoding helix-turn-helix domain-containing protein — MQTEMARAGTETLGDQLRTWRTRRRYSQLALSSETGISTRHISFVETGRSRPSSDMILRLADALDVPTRDQNRMLLSGGFAPAFPERPLDHTDLEAARAAVREVLVAHEPYPALAVDRLWNVVDANAGVAALTSLASPALLTGQVNALRLTLHPDGLAPHLVNLAQWRVSVLAGLRRGAEARGDDEMFALHDELAAYEVPAGSDERGPAGGQVFVPMIVRVGDDVLTFLSIISTFGTPVDVTVAELAIETFVPADDATRQWLGANVLRTE; from the coding sequence ATGCAGACGGAGATGGCACGGGCCGGAACGGAAACCCTGGGAGACCAGCTGCGGACGTGGCGGACACGGCGGCGCTACAGCCAGCTCGCGCTGTCGTCGGAGACTGGGATCTCGACCCGCCACATCAGCTTCGTGGAGACCGGCCGCTCTCGGCCGAGCAGCGACATGATCCTGCGCCTGGCCGACGCTCTCGACGTGCCGACACGTGACCAGAACAGGATGCTGCTGTCCGGCGGCTTCGCACCTGCCTTCCCGGAGCGGCCGCTCGACCACACCGACCTCGAGGCGGCGCGCGCCGCCGTACGCGAGGTGCTCGTCGCGCACGAGCCGTACCCTGCGCTCGCCGTCGACCGGCTCTGGAACGTCGTCGACGCGAACGCCGGCGTCGCCGCTCTGACGTCGCTCGCGTCGCCCGCCCTGCTCACCGGCCAGGTGAACGCGCTGCGGCTCACGCTTCATCCGGACGGGCTCGCGCCGCACCTCGTGAACCTCGCGCAGTGGCGCGTGTCGGTTCTCGCCGGCCTTCGTCGCGGAGCCGAGGCACGGGGCGACGACGAGATGTTCGCGCTCCACGACGAGCTCGCGGCGTACGAGGTGCCCGCGGGTTCGGACGAACGCGGTCCCGCCGGCGGTCAGGTGTTCGTCCCGATGATCGTCCGGGTCGGAGACGACGTGCTGACGTTCTTGTCGATCATCTCGACCTTCGGCACGCCGGTGGACGTGACGGTGGCCGAACTGGCGATCGAGACCTTCGTGCCCGCCGACGACGCCACACGCCAGTGGCTCGGTGCGAACGTGCTTCGTACGGAGTGA
- a CDS encoding SDR family NAD(P)-dependent oxidoreductase has translation MSELDGKRIFVTGSARGIGRAIAALAIAEGAHVVISDVDADAAEATRAELGAAGTANCDVSDEAAVQAAIAAAVEILGGLDILVNNAGIEVSSPLVEQSTESFDKIFAINVRGPFVAMKAATPHLIESGGNIVNISSIAGLGGSPLLGSYCATKAALIQMTRVAAVELRASGVRVNAVCPGFADTSMVDRLRPDFEGATQVPFGDLVAAKQGRLGTPEDIAEVACFLASDRATWVTGSSYVLDGGLMASLV, from the coding sequence ATGTCAGAGCTCGACGGCAAGCGCATCTTCGTGACCGGCTCGGCGAGGGGTATCGGGCGTGCCATCGCCGCCCTCGCCATCGCCGAGGGGGCTCATGTCGTCATCAGCGATGTGGACGCCGACGCCGCCGAGGCGACGCGTGCCGAGCTCGGCGCAGCGGGAACCGCGAACTGCGACGTCTCTGACGAAGCCGCGGTCCAGGCGGCGATCGCGGCAGCGGTGGAGATCCTGGGCGGGCTCGACATCCTCGTGAACAACGCCGGCATCGAAGTCTCGAGCCCGCTGGTCGAGCAGTCCACGGAGAGCTTCGACAAGATCTTCGCCATCAACGTCCGCGGCCCGTTCGTCGCGATGAAGGCGGCAACCCCACACCTCATCGAGTCCGGCGGCAACATCGTCAACATCTCCTCGATCGCCGGTCTCGGAGGCAGCCCGTTGCTCGGGTCGTACTGCGCGACCAAGGCCGCGTTGATCCAGATGACGCGCGTCGCGGCGGTCGAGCTCCGCGCCTCCGGCGTCCGCGTCAACGCCGTGTGCCCGGGATTCGCCGACACCAGCATGGTCGACCGGCTCCGACCTGACTTCGAGGGCGCGACGCAGGTGCCGTTCGGTGACCTGGTCGCCGCGAAGCAGGGGCGCCTCGGCACACCGGAGGACATCGCCGAAGTCGCCTGCTTCTTGGCGTCGGATCGCGCGACGTGGGTGACCGGGAGCAGCTACGTCCTCGACGGCGGCCTCATGGCAAGCCTCGTCTGA
- a CDS encoding protein-tyrosine phosphatase family protein has protein sequence MTTWDTETAGVVGLPSGRLVRGRGLRAAREPGDEPTLAVHLTGKRPSARPWEQRWILWRDFWVPSDPDEATSTLREAYDRAPDARVEIGCGGGIGRTGTALAVLCVLDGMEPDAAVAWIRAHYHPRAVETPWQRRFVRRVRRGLP, from the coding sequence GTGACGACCTGGGACACCGAGACCGCCGGAGTCGTGGGGCTGCCGTCCGGCCGCCTCGTACGGGGTCGCGGCCTGCGGGCAGCACGCGAACCCGGTGACGAGCCGACGCTCGCCGTCCATCTCACCGGCAAGCGACCTTCCGCGCGGCCATGGGAGCAGCGCTGGATCCTGTGGCGTGACTTCTGGGTGCCGTCCGATCCTGACGAGGCGACGTCGACGCTGCGTGAGGCGTACGACCGCGCTCCGGACGCGCGCGTCGAGATCGGCTGCGGCGGCGGCATCGGTCGTACGGGCACGGCCCTCGCCGTGCTGTGCGTGCTGGACGGGATGGAGCCGGATGCCGCGGTGGCATGGATCCGGGCGCACTACCACCCTCGAGCCGTCGAGACGCCGTGGCAGCGGCGCTTCGTCCGCCGCGTCAGACGAGGCTTGCCATGA
- a CDS encoding VOC family protein yields the protein MNITIHYAFLPHTDADAALDFYRDTLGFEVRNDVGYEGMRWLTVGPPNQPETSIVLHPPAADPGITDEERRVILELIAKGSYGSLALATDDLDGLFEKLVASGADVVQEPTDQPYGVRDCAFRDPTGNLLRINQS from the coding sequence ATGAACATCACCATCCACTACGCGTTCCTGCCGCACACCGACGCCGACGCCGCTCTCGACTTCTACCGCGACACGCTGGGGTTCGAGGTCCGCAACGACGTCGGCTACGAGGGGATGCGCTGGCTCACGGTCGGTCCTCCGAACCAGCCCGAGACCTCGATCGTCCTCCATCCGCCGGCCGCCGACCCCGGCATCACCGACGAGGAGCGTCGCGTGATCCTCGAGCTGATCGCCAAGGGCTCGTACGGCTCGCTCGCGCTGGCTACCGACGACCTCGACGGACTCTTCGAGAAGCTCGTGGCCAGCGGCGCCGATGTCGTGCAGGAGCCGACCGACCAGCCGTACGGGGTCCGTGACTGTGCCTTCCGCGACCCGACCGGCAACCTCCTTCGCATCAACCAGAGCTGA
- a CDS encoding excinuclease ABC subunit UvrA has translation MTKATTASTDPSAHVADNHDLIRVQGARENNLKDVSVELPKRRLTVFTGVSGSGKSSLVFATIAAESQRMINETYSAFLQGFMPSLARPEVDHLEGLTTAIIVDQERMGANPRSTVGTATDANAMLRILFSRIGTPHIGPPTAFAFNVPTRTASGVMKTEKGGREEKSVVRNAVYQGGMCPRCEGMGAISDFDLTALYDDSKSLEDGALTVPGYSMDGWYGRIFSGAGLPMDKPIASYTKKELQLLLYAEPTKIKVEGTNLTYEGLIPKIQKSMLSKDVEAMQPHVRRFVERAITFTTCPDCDGTRLSKEALSSKVNGKNIAELCQMQISDLAVWMRSLDEPGVAPLVAGLQHLLDAFEDIGLGYLSLDRPAGTLSGGEAQRTKMIRHLGSSLTDVTYVFDEPTIGLHPHDIERMNNLLLQLRDKGNTVLVVEHKPETIAIADHVVDLGPGAGTAGGTICFEGTVDGLRGSDTTTGHHLDDRAALKETVRKSTGALEVRGASTHNLQDVDVDVPLGLLCVVTGVAGSGKSSLIHGSIAERDGVVVVDQGAIRGSRRSNPATYTGLLEPIRKAFAKANGVKPALFSSNSEGACPACKGAGVIFTELGVMATVESTCEECEGRRFQASVLEYTFGDRNIAEVLAMSVTEAEKFFGEGEARTPAAHKILDRLADVGLGYLSLGQPLTTLSGGERQRLKLATQMAEKGDVYVLDEPTTGLHLADVEQLLGLLDRLVESGKSVIVIEHHQAVMAHADWIIDLGPGAGHDGGKVVFEGTPADLVAARATLTGEHLAEYVAV, from the coding sequence ATGACGAAGGCCACCACGGCGAGCACGGACCCGTCTGCGCACGTCGCCGACAACCACGACCTGATCCGCGTGCAGGGCGCGCGCGAGAACAACCTCAAGGACGTCAGCGTCGAGCTGCCGAAGCGTCGACTCACCGTGTTCACCGGCGTCTCCGGATCCGGCAAGAGCTCCCTCGTGTTCGCCACGATCGCCGCCGAGTCTCAGCGGATGATCAACGAGACCTACTCGGCCTTCCTCCAGGGATTCATGCCGTCGCTCGCGCGTCCCGAGGTCGACCATCTCGAGGGCCTCACCACGGCGATCATCGTCGACCAGGAGCGGATGGGGGCCAACCCTCGGTCGACCGTTGGCACTGCCACTGACGCCAACGCGATGCTGCGGATCCTCTTCAGCCGTATCGGCACTCCGCACATCGGGCCGCCGACCGCCTTCGCGTTCAACGTCCCGACCCGCACGGCGAGCGGGGTCATGAAGACGGAGAAGGGCGGCAGAGAAGAAAAGTCGGTCGTCCGCAACGCGGTCTACCAGGGCGGCATGTGTCCGCGCTGCGAAGGCATGGGCGCGATCAGCGACTTCGATCTGACGGCGCTGTACGACGACTCCAAGTCGCTCGAGGACGGCGCGTTGACCGTCCCCGGCTACAGCATGGACGGCTGGTACGGCCGGATCTTCAGCGGCGCGGGGCTCCCGATGGACAAGCCGATCGCGAGCTACACCAAGAAGGAGCTGCAGCTGCTCCTCTACGCCGAGCCGACCAAGATCAAGGTGGAGGGCACCAACCTCACGTACGAGGGACTGATCCCCAAAATCCAGAAGTCGATGCTCTCCAAGGACGTCGAGGCGATGCAGCCCCACGTGCGCCGCTTCGTCGAGCGCGCGATCACGTTCACAACCTGCCCCGACTGCGACGGCACCCGGCTCAGCAAAGAGGCGCTCTCGTCCAAGGTCAACGGCAAGAACATCGCTGAGCTCTGCCAGATGCAGATCAGTGACCTCGCCGTGTGGATGCGCTCGCTCGACGAGCCGGGCGTCGCGCCGCTCGTCGCGGGCCTGCAGCACCTGCTCGACGCGTTCGAGGACATCGGCCTGGGATACCTGAGCCTTGACCGTCCGGCCGGAACGCTGTCCGGCGGCGAGGCGCAGCGGACCAAGATGATCCGCCACCTCGGCTCGTCGCTGACCGACGTCACGTACGTCTTCGACGAGCCCACCATCGGACTGCACCCCCACGACATCGAGCGGATGAACAACCTCCTGCTCCAGCTGCGGGACAAGGGCAACACCGTCCTTGTCGTCGAGCACAAGCCGGAGACGATCGCGATCGCCGACCACGTGGTCGACCTCGGTCCGGGCGCCGGCACCGCGGGCGGCACGATCTGCTTCGAGGGCACCGTCGACGGATTGCGGGGGAGCGACACCACCACCGGGCACCACCTCGACGACCGGGCGGCGCTCAAGGAGACCGTACGGAAGTCGACCGGGGCGCTCGAGGTCCGCGGGGCGTCGACCCACAATCTCCAGGACGTCGACGTCGACGTGCCGCTGGGGCTGCTGTGCGTCGTGACCGGCGTGGCCGGCTCCGGCAAGAGCTCGCTGATCCACGGCTCGATCGCCGAGCGCGACGGCGTGGTCGTCGTCGACCAGGGCGCGATCCGCGGCTCCCGCCGCAGCAACCCGGCGACGTACACGGGCCTGCTGGAGCCGATCCGCAAGGCGTTCGCCAAGGCCAACGGTGTGAAGCCGGCACTCTTCAGCTCGAACTCCGAGGGCGCGTGCCCTGCCTGCAAGGGCGCCGGCGTGATCTTCACCGAGCTCGGGGTGATGGCGACCGTCGAGTCGACGTGCGAGGAGTGCGAGGGCCGTCGCTTCCAGGCCTCGGTTCTCGAGTACACGTTCGGCGACCGCAACATCGCCGAGGTGCTGGCGATGTCGGTGACCGAGGCCGAGAAGTTCTTCGGCGAGGGCGAAGCCCGTACGCCTGCCGCGCACAAGATCCTCGACCGACTCGCTGACGTCGGTCTCGGCTACCTCAGCCTCGGCCAGCCGCTCACGACGTTGTCGGGCGGCGAGCGCCAGCGGCTCAAGCTGGCGACGCAGATGGCCGAGAAGGGTGACGTGTACGTCCTCGACGAGCCGACCACCGGCCTCCACCTCGCCGACGTCGAACAGCTTCTCGGTCTGCTCGACCGCCTCGTCGAGTCGGGCAAGTCGGTCATCGTCATCGAGCACCACCAGGCGGTCATGGCGCACGCCGACTGGATCATCGATCTCGGTCCCGGCGCCGGGCACGACGGCGGCAAGGTCGTCTTCGAAGGCACGCCCGCCGACCTTGTCGCCGCCCGCGCGACGCTGACGGGGGAGCACCTCGCGGAGTACGTCGCCGTATGA
- a CDS encoding YnfA family protein → MSVMRSIVLFGVAALFEIGGAWLVWQGVREHRGWAWIGAGVLALGAYGFVATLQPDANFGRILAAYGGVFVAGSLVWGMVADGFRPDRWDVAGAMVCLVGVALIMYAPRNS, encoded by the coding sequence ATGTCCGTGATGCGCTCGATCGTCCTGTTCGGCGTGGCGGCACTTTTCGAGATCGGGGGCGCCTGGCTCGTGTGGCAGGGCGTGCGCGAGCATCGCGGATGGGCCTGGATCGGCGCCGGTGTGCTCGCGCTCGGTGCGTACGGGTTCGTGGCGACGCTGCAGCCCGACGCGAACTTCGGTCGCATCCTCGCGGCGTACGGGGGCGTGTTCGTCGCAGGGTCGCTGGTGTGGGGGATGGTGGCCGACGGGTTTCGGCCGGACCGATGGGACGTCGCCGGCGCGATGGTGTGCCTGGTGGGAGTCGCGCTCATCATGTACGCACCGCGAAACTCCTGA
- a CDS encoding DUF1918 domain-containing protein translates to MHATVGERIRFHGRTVGAPDHSGEIVTVRGDDGQPPYVVRFDDGHEALVYPGADCEIVRSEG, encoded by the coding sequence ATGCACGCAACAGTCGGAGAACGGATCCGCTTCCACGGCCGTACGGTCGGTGCACCCGACCACAGCGGAGAGATCGTGACCGTACGAGGTGACGACGGGCAGCCACCGTACGTCGTGCGGTTCGACGACGGGCACGAGGCTCTGGTCTATCCGGGCGCGGACTGCGAGATCGTCCGCAGCGAGGGCTGA
- a CDS encoding helix-turn-helix transcriptional regulator: MTTAEEQRLRDLAQLRRVRDRIDREYALPLDVEALARGVNMSAGHLSRQFRAAYGESPYSYLMTRRIERAMALLRRGDMSVTDVCFEVGCSSLGTFSTRFTELVGVPPSTYRAEAANASAETETTDEMPSCHTRQVTRPIRNREARGPGTPLASSS; encoded by the coding sequence GTGACTACTGCCGAGGAGCAGCGTCTGCGCGACCTCGCGCAGCTGCGCCGTGTCCGCGACCGGATCGACCGTGAGTACGCCCTGCCTTTGGACGTCGAGGCGCTCGCTCGCGGCGTCAACATGTCGGCCGGTCATCTCAGCCGCCAGTTCCGAGCGGCCTACGGCGAGTCGCCGTACTCCTACCTGATGACCCGCCGGATCGAGCGGGCGATGGCGCTGCTGCGGCGCGGCGACATGAGCGTCACCGACGTCTGCTTCGAGGTCGGCTGCTCGTCCCTCGGCACCTTCAGCACGCGGTTCACCGAGCTGGTCGGCGTCCCCCCGAGCACCTATCGCGCCGAGGCTGCGAACGCGTCGGCGGAGACTGAGACCACCGACGAGATGCCGTCCTGCCACACCCGGCAGGTGACGAGGCCGATCAGGAATCGAGAAGCACGTGGGCCCGGGACGCCACTAGCGTCGTCCTCATGA
- a CDS encoding pyridoxamine 5'-phosphate oxidase family protein gives MDREQMVAYVRARRDGVVTTVGPGGAPQAAYVELTMTARGEVVFDARAGSRKVANLRRDPRVALVVGGSDGTTLQGEGEADVPTGHDRARCVEAYVADLPQYEASLSVSGIVLLRIRLTWARHADHRADPAVIEDIDVTSGSG, from the coding sequence GTGGATCGCGAGCAGATGGTGGCGTACGTCCGGGCCCGGCGCGACGGCGTCGTGACGACCGTCGGACCGGGCGGGGCACCGCAAGCGGCGTACGTCGAGCTGACGATGACGGCACGTGGGGAGGTCGTCTTCGACGCGCGCGCCGGCTCCCGCAAGGTCGCGAACCTGCGCCGGGACCCTCGTGTCGCCCTGGTCGTCGGGGGCTCGGACGGGACGACGCTGCAGGGCGAAGGCGAGGCCGACGTCCCGACCGGCCACGATCGCGCGCGATGCGTCGAGGCGTACGTCGCGGACCTGCCTCAGTACGAGGCGTCGCTGTCCGTCAGCGGCATCGTGCTGCTCCGGATTCGGCTCACCTGGGCTCGGCACGCCGACCACCGGGCAGACCCGGCCGTGATCGAGGACATCGACGTCACTTCAGGCTCGGGGTGA
- a CDS encoding DUF2975 domain-containing protein, whose product MGKLTVLALRVVLVLGLLGSLFVQVVMVPLLAVDLNEAPTAVRLPVVVVVLLGIVTTQVVMVCVWRLLTMVGRGTVFSPASFRYVDVIVGAVAVASLLTFALGVVLAPGEAVAPGIVLLVGGVGLMVAGVALLVLVLRTLLAQAVARDAEATHLQSELDEVI is encoded by the coding sequence ATGGGGAAGCTCACCGTTCTCGCCCTGCGCGTCGTGCTCGTCCTCGGCCTGCTCGGCTCGTTGTTCGTCCAGGTCGTCATGGTGCCGCTGCTCGCGGTCGACCTGAACGAGGCGCCGACTGCCGTACGGTTGCCCGTCGTCGTGGTCGTGCTCCTCGGGATCGTCACCACGCAGGTCGTCATGGTCTGCGTGTGGCGGCTCCTCACGATGGTGGGTCGCGGCACGGTGTTCTCGCCCGCGTCCTTCCGCTACGTCGACGTGATCGTCGGCGCGGTCGCCGTCGCGTCGCTGCTCACTTTCGCGCTCGGCGTCGTCCTCGCTCCCGGCGAAGCGGTCGCACCCGGGATCGTCCTCCTCGTCGGCGGTGTCGGTCTCATGGTCGCCGGCGTCGCGCTGCTCGTCCTGGTCCTGCGGACTCTGCTCGCTCAGGCGGTGGCCCGTGACGCCGAGGCGACGCATCTGCAGTCCGAGCTCGACGAGGTGATCTGA
- a CDS encoding superoxide dismutase: MHPRKLVLALAAVLATAVLAPPPATAQAFPDRLELPDGFLPEGIALGPGPTAWFGSRADGDIYEVDLRTGAGEIISQGPGTPSVGMKSDRHKRLFVAGGPAGDGRVVSSRTGEIIASYTFTRAASFVNDVVLTKRKAWFTDSSQPQLYGVPLRRNGRPGDPSDVVTLPLSGDWVQGTGFAANGITQTPDRKALLVVNSTLGELHRVNKRTGKTRKVDLGDTSLVNGDGMLLKGRTLYVVQNRLNQIAVLTLDRKGRSGRLVKVITDLDFDVPTTVASFGRWLYLPNARFTTPPTPDTPYWVTRVKR, translated from the coding sequence ATGCACCCACGAAAGCTCGTACTCGCCCTTGCCGCCGTGCTCGCCACCGCAGTGCTCGCCCCACCTCCTGCCACCGCGCAGGCCTTTCCTGACCGCCTCGAGCTCCCCGACGGCTTCCTGCCCGAAGGCATCGCACTCGGTCCCGGACCGACCGCGTGGTTCGGGTCACGTGCCGATGGAGACATCTACGAGGTCGACCTCCGTACAGGCGCCGGGGAGATCATCAGCCAAGGTCCCGGGACGCCGTCGGTCGGGATGAAGTCCGACCGGCACAAGCGGCTCTTCGTCGCCGGAGGGCCGGCGGGTGACGGCCGCGTCGTCAGCTCCCGTACGGGCGAGATCATCGCCTCGTACACGTTCACCAGGGCGGCCTCGTTCGTCAACGACGTCGTCCTCACCAAGCGCAAGGCGTGGTTCACCGACTCGTCGCAGCCTCAGCTGTACGGCGTGCCGCTGCGCCGCAACGGACGTCCGGGCGATCCGTCCGACGTGGTGACGCTGCCGCTGTCGGGCGACTGGGTCCAGGGCACGGGCTTCGCCGCGAACGGGATCACGCAGACGCCCGACCGCAAGGCGCTCCTGGTGGTGAATTCGACGCTCGGCGAGCTTCACCGCGTGAACAAGCGCACCGGCAAGACCCGCAAGGTCGACCTCGGCGACACGTCACTCGTCAACGGCGACGGGATGCTGCTGAAGGGGCGCACCCTGTACGTCGTCCAGAACCGGCTCAACCAGATCGCCGTCCTCACGCTGGACCGCAAGGGACGGAGCGGTCGCCTCGTGAAGGTGATCACCGATCTGGACTTCGACGTGCCGACCACGGTGGCCTCGTTCGGGCGCTGGCTCTATCTGCCGAACGCCAGGTTCACGACGCCGCCGACGCCGGACACTCCGTACTGGGTGACACGCGTCAAGCGCTGA
- a CDS encoding VOC family protein has protein sequence MATRLNPYLSFRDQARDAMTFYQGVFGGELTTATFAEYDASGDAAEADRLMHSMLVTPSGLVLMGADTPAEMGEPTPNGTVSLSGDNSDEAELRAYWDALSEGASIAVPLSVAPWGDAFGMLTDRYDVGWLVNIAGPA, from the coding sequence ATGGCGACACGACTCAACCCGTACCTTTCCTTCCGCGACCAGGCGCGCGACGCGATGACCTTCTACCAGGGCGTCTTCGGTGGTGAGCTGACGACGGCCACGTTCGCCGAGTACGACGCGAGCGGGGATGCCGCGGAGGCCGACCGCCTGATGCACTCGATGCTCGTCACGCCGTCGGGCCTCGTGCTCATGGGCGCGGACACGCCCGCCGAGATGGGGGAGCCGACACCCAACGGCACCGTCTCCCTTAGCGGTGACAACAGCGACGAGGCCGAGCTGCGTGCGTACTGGGACGCGCTGTCCGAGGGCGCGTCGATCGCGGTGCCGCTGTCCGTGGCCCCGTGGGGCGACGCCTTCGGGATGCTCACCGATCGATACGACGTCGGATGGCTGGTCAACATCGCCGGCCCCGCATGA